In Helianthus annuus cultivar XRQ/B chromosome 9, HanXRQr2.0-SUNRISE, whole genome shotgun sequence, the following are encoded in one genomic region:
- the LOC110878982 gene encoding hydroxypyruvate reductase isoform X3, which produces MCDNGKANTHVLFCGPHFPASHNYTKEYLHNYLFIQVDHLPFESIPDLIGNYDICVVNSMRLNSDVIARASRMKLIMQYGVGLEGVDITAATNHGIKVARIPGKVTGNAASCAEMAIYIMLGLLRKQDEMQCSVRLKKLGDPVGDTLFGKTVFILGYGNIGIELAKRLRPFGVKILATKRNWASNDPKATLENGTHEDSVDEKGSHEDIYEFAKKSDIVVCCLTMNSQTVGTVNENFISSMRKGGLLVNIARGGLLDYKAVYEGLESGHLGGVGMDVAWMEPFDPNDPILKFPNVLLTPHVAGVTESSYRSMAKVVGDVALQLHSGKPLTGIEYAN; this is translated from the exons ATGTGTGACAATGGAAAGGCTAACACCCATGTACTCTTTTGTGGTCCTCACTTTCCTGCTTCACATAACTACACCAAAGAATATTTGCACAACTATCTATTCATCCAG GTTGATCATCTTCCGTTCGAGAGTATACCTGATCTTATTGGCAACTATGATATCTGTGTGGTAAACAGCATGCGGCTTAATTCTGATGTTATTGCTCGTGCAAGTCGAATGAAGCTCATAATGCAGTATGGTGTTGGGTTAGAAG gTGTTGATATAACTGCTGCCACAAACCATGGAATAAAAGTTGCTAGAATTCCCGGTAAGGTAACAGGAAATGCTGCTTCATGTGCTGAAATGGCCATCTATATCATGCTGGGTCTTCTCCGCAAACAA GATGAAATGCAATGTTCTGTAAGGCTAAAGAAACTTGGAGACCCGGTTGGCGACAcattgtttggaaaaaca GTTTTCATTTTGGGGTATGGAAATATTGGCATTGAACTGGCAAAACGTCTTCGTCCATTTGGAGTCAAGATTCTTGCAACAAAACGAAACTGGGCATCAAATGATCCAA AAGCAACACTTGAAAATGGTACACATGAGGATTCGGTTGATGAGAAAGGTAGTCATGAAGATATATATGAGTTTGCAAAGAAATCTGACATTGTTGTCTGCTGCTTGACAATGAATAGTCAAACA GTTGGTACTGTAAATGAGAATTTCATTTCTTCAATGAGAAAG GGTGGCCTGCTGGTGAATATAGCGCGTGGGGGTCTGTTGGATTATAAAGCGGTTTATGAAGGCCTTGAATCGGGTCATTTGGGGGGCGTAGGAATGGATGTTGCATGGATGGAGCCTTTTGATCCAAACGATCCAATCTTGAAATTCCCAAACGTCCTTCTTACACCTCATGTTGCAGGAGTTACAGAATCTTCATATCGATCCATGGCCAAG GTAGTTGGTGACGTTGCGCTTCAACTTCACTCGGGAAAACCTTTAACTGGGATAGAATATGCCAACTAA
- the LOC110878982 gene encoding hydroxypyruvate reductase isoform X1, which produces MCDNGKANTHVLFCGPHFPASHNYTKEYLHNYLFIQVDHLPFESIPDLIGNYDICVVNSMRLNSDVIARASRMKLIMQYGVGLEGVDITAATNHGIKVARIPGKVTGNAASCAEMAIYIMLGLLRKQDEMQCSVRLKKLGDPVGDTLFGKTVFILGYGNIGIELAKRLRPFGVKILATKRNWASNDPKATLENGTHEDSVDEKGSHEDIYEFAKKSDIVVCCLTMNSQTLGMAMKPKPDGYTRNMKHLGRVYLIPTQVGTVNENFISSMRKGGLLVNIARGGLLDYKAVYEGLESGHLGGVGMDVAWMEPFDPNDPILKFPNVLLTPHVAGVTESSYRSMAKVVGDVALQLHSGKPLTGIEYAN; this is translated from the exons ATGTGTGACAATGGAAAGGCTAACACCCATGTACTCTTTTGTGGTCCTCACTTTCCTGCTTCACATAACTACACCAAAGAATATTTGCACAACTATCTATTCATCCAG GTTGATCATCTTCCGTTCGAGAGTATACCTGATCTTATTGGCAACTATGATATCTGTGTGGTAAACAGCATGCGGCTTAATTCTGATGTTATTGCTCGTGCAAGTCGAATGAAGCTCATAATGCAGTATGGTGTTGGGTTAGAAG gTGTTGATATAACTGCTGCCACAAACCATGGAATAAAAGTTGCTAGAATTCCCGGTAAGGTAACAGGAAATGCTGCTTCATGTGCTGAAATGGCCATCTATATCATGCTGGGTCTTCTCCGCAAACAA GATGAAATGCAATGTTCTGTAAGGCTAAAGAAACTTGGAGACCCGGTTGGCGACAcattgtttggaaaaaca GTTTTCATTTTGGGGTATGGAAATATTGGCATTGAACTGGCAAAACGTCTTCGTCCATTTGGAGTCAAGATTCTTGCAACAAAACGAAACTGGGCATCAAATGATCCAA AAGCAACACTTGAAAATGGTACACATGAGGATTCGGTTGATGAGAAAGGTAGTCATGAAGATATATATGAGTTTGCAAAGAAATCTGACATTGTTGTCTGCTGCTTGACAATGAATAGTCAAACA TTAGGGATGGCAATGAAACccaagcccgacgggtatacccgaaacatgaagcatttgggacgggtttaccTGATACCCACGcag GTTGGTACTGTAAATGAGAATTTCATTTCTTCAATGAGAAAG GGTGGCCTGCTGGTGAATATAGCGCGTGGGGGTCTGTTGGATTATAAAGCGGTTTATGAAGGCCTTGAATCGGGTCATTTGGGGGGCGTAGGAATGGATGTTGCATGGATGGAGCCTTTTGATCCAAACGATCCAATCTTGAAATTCCCAAACGTCCTTCTTACACCTCATGTTGCAGGAGTTACAGAATCTTCATATCGATCCATGGCCAAG GTAGTTGGTGACGTTGCGCTTCAACTTCACTCGGGAAAACCTTTAACTGGGATAGAATATGCCAACTAA
- the LOC110878981 gene encoding magnesium transporter MRS2-I isoform X1 has product MAREVLAETETTSLEGMLVKKKGTASARSWILIDSDVNETVMDIDKYAIMHRVQIHARDLRILDPLLSYPSTILGRERAIVLNLEHIKAIVTAEEVLLRDPWDDNVIPVVEELRRRLPVVNANDVETGEEDESPFEFRALEVFLEAICSFHAARTTELETDAYPALDELTSKISSRNLDRVRKLKSAMTRLTARVQKVRDELERLLDDDDDMADLYLSRKLSSGSPVSGSGAAGWFLGSPTIGSKISRASRASVITVHGDENDVEELEMLLEAYFMQIDGTLNKLTSLREYIDDTEDYINIQLDNHRNQLIQLELFLSSGTVCMSIYALVTGIFGMNMPYTWNDDHGYMFKWVVIVSGAFSAVLFLLIVFYARFKGLVGS; this is encoded by the exons ATGGCACGAGAGGTGTTAGCGGAGACGGAAACGACGTCGTTGGAGGGGATGCTGGTGAAGAAGAAAGGAACGGCGAGTGCACGGAGCTGGATATTGATCGATAGTGACGTGAATGAGACGGTTATGGATATTGATAAGTATGCAATCATGCATCGAGTTCAGATTCATGCTCGTGATCTCAGAATTCTCGATCCTCTTTTGTCTTATCCATCTACGATCTTAGGCCGTGAACGAGCAATTGTTCTTAATTTGGAG CATATCAAGGCTATTGTCACTGCTGAAGAG GTGTTGCTTCGAGATCCTTGGGATGACAATGTAATACCAGTTGTTGAGGAACTTAGGAGGAGATTGCCTGTTGTAAATGCCAACGATGTTGAAACTGGTGAAGAAGATG AATCTCCGTTTGAATTCCGAGCACTTGAGGTTTTCCTAGAGGCCATCTGCAGCTTTCATGCTGCCCGTACCACTGAACTAGAAACTGATGCATACCCAGCCTTGGATGAGCTCACATCTAAG ATCAGTAGCCGTAACTTGGATCGGGTTCGTAAACTGAAAAGTGCAATGACAAGGTTGACTGCTCGTGTTCAAAAG GTTAGGGATGAACTTGAACGACTTCTAGATGACGATGATGACATGGCAGACCTTTACTTATCAAGGAAGTTATCTTCTGGTTCACCAGTAAGCGGGTCAGGTGCAGCTGGTTGGTTTCTTGGGTCACCCACTATAGGCTCAAAGATATCTCGAGCTAGCAGGGCAAGTGTAATTACGGTTCATGGAGACGAGAATGACGTTGAGGAGCTCGAGATGCTTCTAGAG GCCTACTTTATGCAAATTGATGGAACGTTAAACAAGTTAACAAGC CTGCGCGAATATATTGATGACACAGAAGATTACATTAACATTCAG CTTGACAATCATAGAAATCAGCTAATTCAG CTGGAGCTCTTTCTAAGTTCGGGAACCGTATGTATGTCAATATATGCTTTAGTGACTGGCATATTTGGGATGAATATGCCTTACACGTGGAACGATGATCACGGCTACATGTTTAAATGG GTGGTGATTGTGTCGGGTGCATTTTCTGCAGTTCTTTTTCTACTGATTGTTTTCTATGCTCGATTTAAAGGGCTCGTTGGATCTTGA
- the LOC110878981 gene encoding magnesium transporter MRS2-I isoform X4, translating into MAREVLAETETTSLEGMLVKKKGTASARSWILIDSDVNETVMDIDKYAIMHRVQIHARDLRILDPLLSYPSTILGRERAIVLNLEHIKAIVTAEEVLLRDPWDDNVIPVVEELRRRLPVVNANDVETGEEDESPFEFRALEVFLEAICSFHAARTTELETDAYPALDELTSKISSRNLDRVRKLKSAMTRLTARVQKVRDELERLLDDDDDMADLYLSRKLSSGSPVSGSGAAGWFLGSPTIGSKISRASRASVITVHGDENDVEELEMLLEAYFMQIDGTLNKLTSLREYIDDTEDYINIQLDNHRNQLIQLELFLSSGTVCMSIYALVTGIFGMNMPYTWNDDHGYMFKWARKY; encoded by the exons ATGGCACGAGAGGTGTTAGCGGAGACGGAAACGACGTCGTTGGAGGGGATGCTGGTGAAGAAGAAAGGAACGGCGAGTGCACGGAGCTGGATATTGATCGATAGTGACGTGAATGAGACGGTTATGGATATTGATAAGTATGCAATCATGCATCGAGTTCAGATTCATGCTCGTGATCTCAGAATTCTCGATCCTCTTTTGTCTTATCCATCTACGATCTTAGGCCGTGAACGAGCAATTGTTCTTAATTTGGAG CATATCAAGGCTATTGTCACTGCTGAAGAG GTGTTGCTTCGAGATCCTTGGGATGACAATGTAATACCAGTTGTTGAGGAACTTAGGAGGAGATTGCCTGTTGTAAATGCCAACGATGTTGAAACTGGTGAAGAAGATG AATCTCCGTTTGAATTCCGAGCACTTGAGGTTTTCCTAGAGGCCATCTGCAGCTTTCATGCTGCCCGTACCACTGAACTAGAAACTGATGCATACCCAGCCTTGGATGAGCTCACATCTAAG ATCAGTAGCCGTAACTTGGATCGGGTTCGTAAACTGAAAAGTGCAATGACAAGGTTGACTGCTCGTGTTCAAAAG GTTAGGGATGAACTTGAACGACTTCTAGATGACGATGATGACATGGCAGACCTTTACTTATCAAGGAAGTTATCTTCTGGTTCACCAGTAAGCGGGTCAGGTGCAGCTGGTTGGTTTCTTGGGTCACCCACTATAGGCTCAAAGATATCTCGAGCTAGCAGGGCAAGTGTAATTACGGTTCATGGAGACGAGAATGACGTTGAGGAGCTCGAGATGCTTCTAGAG GCCTACTTTATGCAAATTGATGGAACGTTAAACAAGTTAACAAGC CTGCGCGAATATATTGATGACACAGAAGATTACATTAACATTCAG CTTGACAATCATAGAAATCAGCTAATTCAG CTGGAGCTCTTTCTAAGTTCGGGAACCGTATGTATGTCAATATATGCTTTAGTGACTGGCATATTTGGGATGAATATGCCTTACACGTGGAACGATGATCACGGCTACATGTTTAAATGG GCACGAAAGTACTAA
- the LOC110878982 gene encoding hydroxypyruvate reductase isoform X4 yields the protein MCDNGKANTHVLFCGPHFPASHNYTKEYLHNYLFIQVDHLPFESIPDLIGNYDICVVNSMRLNSDVIARASRMKLIMQYGVGLEGVDITAATNHGIKVARIPGKVTGNAASCAEMAIYIMLGLLRKQDEMQCSVRLKKLGDPVGDTLFGKTVFILGYGNIGIELAKRLRPFGVKILATKRNWASNDPTTLENGTHEDSVDEKGSHEDIYEFAKKSDIVVCCLTMNSQTVGTVNENFISSMRKGGLLVNIARGGLLDYKAVYEGLESGHLGGVGMDVAWMEPFDPNDPILKFPNVLLTPHVAGVTESSYRSMAKVVGDVALQLHSGKPLTGIEYAN from the exons ATGTGTGACAATGGAAAGGCTAACACCCATGTACTCTTTTGTGGTCCTCACTTTCCTGCTTCACATAACTACACCAAAGAATATTTGCACAACTATCTATTCATCCAG GTTGATCATCTTCCGTTCGAGAGTATACCTGATCTTATTGGCAACTATGATATCTGTGTGGTAAACAGCATGCGGCTTAATTCTGATGTTATTGCTCGTGCAAGTCGAATGAAGCTCATAATGCAGTATGGTGTTGGGTTAGAAG gTGTTGATATAACTGCTGCCACAAACCATGGAATAAAAGTTGCTAGAATTCCCGGTAAGGTAACAGGAAATGCTGCTTCATGTGCTGAAATGGCCATCTATATCATGCTGGGTCTTCTCCGCAAACAA GATGAAATGCAATGTTCTGTAAGGCTAAAGAAACTTGGAGACCCGGTTGGCGACAcattgtttggaaaaaca GTTTTCATTTTGGGGTATGGAAATATTGGCATTGAACTGGCAAAACGTCTTCGTCCATTTGGAGTCAAGATTCTTGCAACAAAACGAAACTGGGCATCAAATGATCCAA CAACACTTGAAAATGGTACACATGAGGATTCGGTTGATGAGAAAGGTAGTCATGAAGATATATATGAGTTTGCAAAGAAATCTGACATTGTTGTCTGCTGCTTGACAATGAATAGTCAAACA GTTGGTACTGTAAATGAGAATTTCATTTCTTCAATGAGAAAG GGTGGCCTGCTGGTGAATATAGCGCGTGGGGGTCTGTTGGATTATAAAGCGGTTTATGAAGGCCTTGAATCGGGTCATTTGGGGGGCGTAGGAATGGATGTTGCATGGATGGAGCCTTTTGATCCAAACGATCCAATCTTGAAATTCCCAAACGTCCTTCTTACACCTCATGTTGCAGGAGTTACAGAATCTTCATATCGATCCATGGCCAAG GTAGTTGGTGACGTTGCGCTTCAACTTCACTCGGGAAAACCTTTAACTGGGATAGAATATGCCAACTAA
- the LOC110878981 gene encoding magnesium transporter MRS2-I isoform X3, which produces MAREVLAETETTSLEGMLVKKKGTASARSWILIDSDVNETVMDIDKYAIMHRVQIHARDLRILDPLLSYPSTILGRERAIVLNLEHIKAIVTAEEVLLRDPWDDNVIPVVEELRRRLPVVNANDVETGEEDESPFEFRALEVFLEAICSFHAARTTELETDAYPALDELTSKISSRNLDRVRKLKSAMTRLTARVQKVRDELERLLDDDDDMADLYLSRKLSSGSPVSGSGAAGWFLGSPTIGSKISRASRASVITVHGDENDVEELEMLLEAYFMQIDGTLNKLTSLREYIDDTEDYINIQLDNHRNQLIQLELFLSSGTVCMSIYALVTGIFGMNMPYTWNDDHGYMFKWVSVENLNG; this is translated from the exons ATGGCACGAGAGGTGTTAGCGGAGACGGAAACGACGTCGTTGGAGGGGATGCTGGTGAAGAAGAAAGGAACGGCGAGTGCACGGAGCTGGATATTGATCGATAGTGACGTGAATGAGACGGTTATGGATATTGATAAGTATGCAATCATGCATCGAGTTCAGATTCATGCTCGTGATCTCAGAATTCTCGATCCTCTTTTGTCTTATCCATCTACGATCTTAGGCCGTGAACGAGCAATTGTTCTTAATTTGGAG CATATCAAGGCTATTGTCACTGCTGAAGAG GTGTTGCTTCGAGATCCTTGGGATGACAATGTAATACCAGTTGTTGAGGAACTTAGGAGGAGATTGCCTGTTGTAAATGCCAACGATGTTGAAACTGGTGAAGAAGATG AATCTCCGTTTGAATTCCGAGCACTTGAGGTTTTCCTAGAGGCCATCTGCAGCTTTCATGCTGCCCGTACCACTGAACTAGAAACTGATGCATACCCAGCCTTGGATGAGCTCACATCTAAG ATCAGTAGCCGTAACTTGGATCGGGTTCGTAAACTGAAAAGTGCAATGACAAGGTTGACTGCTCGTGTTCAAAAG GTTAGGGATGAACTTGAACGACTTCTAGATGACGATGATGACATGGCAGACCTTTACTTATCAAGGAAGTTATCTTCTGGTTCACCAGTAAGCGGGTCAGGTGCAGCTGGTTGGTTTCTTGGGTCACCCACTATAGGCTCAAAGATATCTCGAGCTAGCAGGGCAAGTGTAATTACGGTTCATGGAGACGAGAATGACGTTGAGGAGCTCGAGATGCTTCTAGAG GCCTACTTTATGCAAATTGATGGAACGTTAAACAAGTTAACAAGC CTGCGCGAATATATTGATGACACAGAAGATTACATTAACATTCAG CTTGACAATCATAGAAATCAGCTAATTCAG CTGGAGCTCTTTCTAAGTTCGGGAACCGTATGTATGTCAATATATGCTTTAGTGACTGGCATATTTGGGATGAATATGCCTTACACGTGGAACGATGATCACGGCTACATGTTTAAATGGGTCAGTGTTGAAAATTTAAATGGTTGA
- the LOC110878981 gene encoding magnesium transporter MRS2-I isoform X5 yields MAREVLAETETTSLEGMLVKKKGTASARSWILIDSDVNETVMDIDKYAIMHRVQIHARDLRILDPLLSYPSTILGRERAIVLNLEHIKAIVTAEEVLLRDPWDDNVIPVVEELRRRLPVVNANDVETGEEDESPFEFRALEVFLEAICSFHAARTTELETDAYPALDELTSKISSRNLDRVRKLKSAMTRLTARVQKVRDELERLLDDDDDMADLYLSRKLSSGSPVSGSGAAGWFLGSPTIGSKISRASRASVITVHGDENDVEELEMLLEAYFMQIDGTLNKLTSLREYIDDTEDYINIQ; encoded by the exons ATGGCACGAGAGGTGTTAGCGGAGACGGAAACGACGTCGTTGGAGGGGATGCTGGTGAAGAAGAAAGGAACGGCGAGTGCACGGAGCTGGATATTGATCGATAGTGACGTGAATGAGACGGTTATGGATATTGATAAGTATGCAATCATGCATCGAGTTCAGATTCATGCTCGTGATCTCAGAATTCTCGATCCTCTTTTGTCTTATCCATCTACGATCTTAGGCCGTGAACGAGCAATTGTTCTTAATTTGGAG CATATCAAGGCTATTGTCACTGCTGAAGAG GTGTTGCTTCGAGATCCTTGGGATGACAATGTAATACCAGTTGTTGAGGAACTTAGGAGGAGATTGCCTGTTGTAAATGCCAACGATGTTGAAACTGGTGAAGAAGATG AATCTCCGTTTGAATTCCGAGCACTTGAGGTTTTCCTAGAGGCCATCTGCAGCTTTCATGCTGCCCGTACCACTGAACTAGAAACTGATGCATACCCAGCCTTGGATGAGCTCACATCTAAG ATCAGTAGCCGTAACTTGGATCGGGTTCGTAAACTGAAAAGTGCAATGACAAGGTTGACTGCTCGTGTTCAAAAG GTTAGGGATGAACTTGAACGACTTCTAGATGACGATGATGACATGGCAGACCTTTACTTATCAAGGAAGTTATCTTCTGGTTCACCAGTAAGCGGGTCAGGTGCAGCTGGTTGGTTTCTTGGGTCACCCACTATAGGCTCAAAGATATCTCGAGCTAGCAGGGCAAGTGTAATTACGGTTCATGGAGACGAGAATGACGTTGAGGAGCTCGAGATGCTTCTAGAG GCCTACTTTATGCAAATTGATGGAACGTTAAACAAGTTAACAAGC CTGCGCGAATATATTGATGACACAGAAGATTACATTAACATTCAG TAG
- the LOC110878982 gene encoding hydroxypyruvate reductase isoform X5 — protein sequence MCDNGKANTHVLFCGPHFPASHNYTKEYLHNYLFIQVDHLPFESIPDLIGNYDICVVNSMRLNSDVIARASRMKLIMQYGVGLEGVDITAATNHGIKVARIPGKVTGNAASCAEMAIYIMLGLLRKQDEMQCSVRLKKLGDPVGDTLFGKTVFILGYGNIGIELAKRLRPFGVKILATKRNWASNDPKATLENGTHEDSVDEKGSHEDIYEFAKKSDIVVCCLTMNSQTGGLLVNIARGGLLDYKAVYEGLESGHLGGVGMDVAWMEPFDPNDPILKFPNVLLTPHVAGVTESSYRSMAKVVGDVALQLHSGKPLTGIEYAN from the exons ATGTGTGACAATGGAAAGGCTAACACCCATGTACTCTTTTGTGGTCCTCACTTTCCTGCTTCACATAACTACACCAAAGAATATTTGCACAACTATCTATTCATCCAG GTTGATCATCTTCCGTTCGAGAGTATACCTGATCTTATTGGCAACTATGATATCTGTGTGGTAAACAGCATGCGGCTTAATTCTGATGTTATTGCTCGTGCAAGTCGAATGAAGCTCATAATGCAGTATGGTGTTGGGTTAGAAG gTGTTGATATAACTGCTGCCACAAACCATGGAATAAAAGTTGCTAGAATTCCCGGTAAGGTAACAGGAAATGCTGCTTCATGTGCTGAAATGGCCATCTATATCATGCTGGGTCTTCTCCGCAAACAA GATGAAATGCAATGTTCTGTAAGGCTAAAGAAACTTGGAGACCCGGTTGGCGACAcattgtttggaaaaaca GTTTTCATTTTGGGGTATGGAAATATTGGCATTGAACTGGCAAAACGTCTTCGTCCATTTGGAGTCAAGATTCTTGCAACAAAACGAAACTGGGCATCAAATGATCCAA AAGCAACACTTGAAAATGGTACACATGAGGATTCGGTTGATGAGAAAGGTAGTCATGAAGATATATATGAGTTTGCAAAGAAATCTGACATTGTTGTCTGCTGCTTGACAATGAATAGTCAAACA GGTGGCCTGCTGGTGAATATAGCGCGTGGGGGTCTGTTGGATTATAAAGCGGTTTATGAAGGCCTTGAATCGGGTCATTTGGGGGGCGTAGGAATGGATGTTGCATGGATGGAGCCTTTTGATCCAAACGATCCAATCTTGAAATTCCCAAACGTCCTTCTTACACCTCATGTTGCAGGAGTTACAGAATCTTCATATCGATCCATGGCCAAG GTAGTTGGTGACGTTGCGCTTCAACTTCACTCGGGAAAACCTTTAACTGGGATAGAATATGCCAACTAA
- the LOC110878982 gene encoding hydroxypyruvate reductase isoform X2 produces the protein MCDNGKANTHVLFCGPHFPASHNYTKEYLHNYLFIQVDHLPFESIPDLIGNYDICVVNSMRLNSDVIARASRMKLIMQYGVGLEGVDITAATNHGIKVARIPGKVTGNAASCAEMAIYIMLGLLRKQDEMQCSVRLKKLGDPVGDTLFGKTVFILGYGNIGIELAKRLRPFGVKILATKRNWASNDPTTLENGTHEDSVDEKGSHEDIYEFAKKSDIVVCCLTMNSQTLGMAMKPKPDGYTRNMKHLGRVYLIPTQVGTVNENFISSMRKGGLLVNIARGGLLDYKAVYEGLESGHLGGVGMDVAWMEPFDPNDPILKFPNVLLTPHVAGVTESSYRSMAKVVGDVALQLHSGKPLTGIEYAN, from the exons ATGTGTGACAATGGAAAGGCTAACACCCATGTACTCTTTTGTGGTCCTCACTTTCCTGCTTCACATAACTACACCAAAGAATATTTGCACAACTATCTATTCATCCAG GTTGATCATCTTCCGTTCGAGAGTATACCTGATCTTATTGGCAACTATGATATCTGTGTGGTAAACAGCATGCGGCTTAATTCTGATGTTATTGCTCGTGCAAGTCGAATGAAGCTCATAATGCAGTATGGTGTTGGGTTAGAAG gTGTTGATATAACTGCTGCCACAAACCATGGAATAAAAGTTGCTAGAATTCCCGGTAAGGTAACAGGAAATGCTGCTTCATGTGCTGAAATGGCCATCTATATCATGCTGGGTCTTCTCCGCAAACAA GATGAAATGCAATGTTCTGTAAGGCTAAAGAAACTTGGAGACCCGGTTGGCGACAcattgtttggaaaaaca GTTTTCATTTTGGGGTATGGAAATATTGGCATTGAACTGGCAAAACGTCTTCGTCCATTTGGAGTCAAGATTCTTGCAACAAAACGAAACTGGGCATCAAATGATCCAA CAACACTTGAAAATGGTACACATGAGGATTCGGTTGATGAGAAAGGTAGTCATGAAGATATATATGAGTTTGCAAAGAAATCTGACATTGTTGTCTGCTGCTTGACAATGAATAGTCAAACA TTAGGGATGGCAATGAAACccaagcccgacgggtatacccgaaacatgaagcatttgggacgggtttaccTGATACCCACGcag GTTGGTACTGTAAATGAGAATTTCATTTCTTCAATGAGAAAG GGTGGCCTGCTGGTGAATATAGCGCGTGGGGGTCTGTTGGATTATAAAGCGGTTTATGAAGGCCTTGAATCGGGTCATTTGGGGGGCGTAGGAATGGATGTTGCATGGATGGAGCCTTTTGATCCAAACGATCCAATCTTGAAATTCCCAAACGTCCTTCTTACACCTCATGTTGCAGGAGTTACAGAATCTTCATATCGATCCATGGCCAAG GTAGTTGGTGACGTTGCGCTTCAACTTCACTCGGGAAAACCTTTAACTGGGATAGAATATGCCAACTAA